In Arthrobacter sp. B3I4, the following proteins share a genomic window:
- a CDS encoding MFS transporter — translation MTEQGPVPSTSAAAAAAADTPARSPEQRYRTFTGILVNTGLANITTSYLWFALTFWVYLETRNVIATGVVGGAYMLLIALSSISFGTYVDRYRKLAVMRFAAAFTLVMFMLSGALFLLTPADALLDLTRPWFWAFMLIILLGAVVENMRNIALAATVTILIEPDRRANANGLVGMVQGLMFIVTSVFSGVSVGVLGMGWTIVVALALTALAFAHVLTLRVPEEVRAATTDAQGGFDLRGSLAAVAAVAGLFALIVFSTFNNFIGGVYMALMDPYGLEMFPVELWGAYLALGATGFILGGALVGRFGLGRNPLRTMLLAVILMGVIGAVFTLREWAWLYVAGIWVYLVLVPVVEAAEQTVIQRVVPLPRQGRVFGFAMAFESAAAPVTAFLIAPIAQVWIIPYARSAEGAAQLAPLLGEGTSRGIALVFLIAGVILIAAALLAFLAPVYRRVSASYAGVGADVSATAETGSPSSD, via the coding sequence ATGACCGAGCAGGGACCGGTCCCGTCGACGTCCGCCGCAGCTGCCGCCGCGGCCGACACCCCTGCGCGAAGCCCGGAGCAGCGGTACCGCACCTTCACCGGGATCCTGGTGAACACCGGCCTGGCCAATATCACCACCAGTTACCTGTGGTTCGCGCTGACATTTTGGGTTTACCTGGAGACACGCAACGTGATCGCCACCGGCGTGGTGGGCGGCGCCTACATGCTGTTGATCGCCCTGTCCAGCATCAGCTTCGGCACCTACGTCGACCGGTACCGCAAGCTTGCGGTCATGCGTTTTGCGGCCGCCTTCACCCTGGTGATGTTCATGCTGTCCGGTGCGCTGTTCCTGCTGACTCCCGCCGACGCACTGCTGGATCTGACGCGGCCTTGGTTCTGGGCTTTCATGCTGATCATCCTGCTCGGCGCCGTGGTCGAGAACATGCGCAACATCGCGCTCGCCGCGACCGTCACCATCCTCATCGAGCCGGACCGGCGCGCCAACGCCAACGGGCTGGTGGGCATGGTGCAGGGTCTGATGTTCATCGTCACCTCAGTGTTTTCCGGTGTATCGGTCGGGGTGCTGGGCATGGGCTGGACCATTGTGGTGGCCTTGGCGCTCACCGCGCTGGCCTTCGCCCACGTGCTGACGTTGCGGGTGCCCGAGGAGGTCCGCGCCGCCACCACGGACGCGCAGGGCGGATTCGACCTGCGGGGCTCCCTCGCCGCCGTGGCGGCAGTGGCCGGGTTGTTCGCGCTGATCGTGTTCTCCACATTCAACAACTTCATCGGCGGCGTCTACATGGCGTTGATGGACCCGTACGGCCTGGAGATGTTCCCGGTGGAGCTATGGGGCGCGTACCTCGCCCTCGGTGCCACCGGTTTCATCCTGGGCGGCGCGCTGGTCGGCAGATTCGGGCTCGGGCGCAACCCGTTGCGCACCATGCTCCTCGCGGTGATCCTGATGGGGGTCATCGGTGCGGTGTTCACTTTGCGGGAGTGGGCATGGCTGTACGTCGCGGGGATCTGGGTGTACCTCGTCCTGGTGCCTGTTGTCGAGGCCGCCGAGCAGACGGTGATCCAGCGGGTGGTGCCGCTGCCCCGGCAGGGCCGGGTGTTCGGCTTCGCGATGGCGTTCGAGTCCGCGGCAGCGCCGGTCACTGCCTTCCTCATCGCACCGATCGCCCAGGTCTGGATCATCCCGTACGCACGGTCCGCCGAGGGTGCCGCGCAACTGGCCCCGCTGCTGGGCGAGGGAACCTCGCGCGGCATCGCCCTGGTGTTCCTGATCGCCGGGGTCATCCTGATCGCAGCCGCGCTGCTGGCCTTCCTAGCCCCGGTCTACCGCCGGGTTTCGGCGTCGTATGCGGGCGTGGGTGCAGATGTGTCCGCTACGGCGGAGACCGGCTCCCCGTCCTCGGACTGA